Below is a window of Pseudodesulfovibrio sp. 5S69 DNA.
TTGGTCAATCCCTTGAGGCTGACCAGGGGACGCGTGCCCTCGGGAATGGGCCGGGTGCGCATCGGCCGGACGAACATCGTCTCGCTCATCCCCCTAACCCTCCGGCTCGATGTTGGTGCCGAGCGCGGCGGGCGCGTCGATACGGCGGCCCCGCCAGGCGGACAGGATCAGGACCAGGATGGTCAGCAGGTACGGGAGCATGAGCAGCAGTGAGGACGGCAGGTGCGTTCCTGCGGCCTGGAGCCGCAACTGGAAGGCCATGACCCCGCCGAAGAGGTACGCGCCGGCCACGGCCCGGCCCGGACGCCAGAAGGCGAAAATGACCAGGGCCACCGCGATCCAACCGCGCCCGCCGGACAGGCCGTTGGTCCACAAGTGGGTGTAGGCCAGGGACAGGTACGCCCCGCCGAGACCGACCAGGAACCCGCCGGCGATGACCGCGAAGTAGCGAAGCCGGATGGGCTTCAGACCCGCAGCGGCGGCTGCGGCGGGCATCTCGCCCGTGGCCGCTACGTGCAGGCCGAGGCTGGTCCGCTTGAAAAAGAACCAGAATAGGACCGGGATCACGAAGGAGACGTAGACCAGCATGTCATGTTTGAAGAAGATGTCGCCCAGCACCGGTATCTGCGAAAGAAGCGGAAAATTGAAGGGGTCGAAACCGGGAGCGGCCAGGCCGACGTAAGGCACGCCGAGAAAATGGGTCAGGCCCCCGCCCAGGATGGTCAGGGCCAGGCCGGAGACCACCTGGTTGCCCAGGCAGGAGACGCAGACAAAGGCATGCAGGGAGGCCATGACCATCCCGGCACAGCCGCCCGCCAGGAAGCCGAGCCACGGCGAGCCGGTGACGTAGCTGGCCCAGAAGGCCGCCAGGGCGGACACGGCCATCATGCCCTCCACGCCGAGGTTGAGCACCCCGCCCTTCTCGGTCATCATCTCGCCCAAGGTGGCGTACAGGATGGGGGTGCCGGACTGCACCGTGGCCGCGAACAAGGGTATGAGGAAATCCCACATGGCTTACTCCTGCCTCGGTTTGCGGACCAGCTTGTAGGTCAGGAAGAACTGCCCGGCCAACACGGTGAGCAGGATGATGCCCTCCATGATGGTCCCGAAGGCCGCCGGGATCTGCAATTTGAGCTGCATGTTCTCCACCCCCACCCGGAGCGCGGCCAGGAGGAAGGAGGCAAACGCGATGTTCAGCGGCTCCAGCCGGGCCAGCCAGGCAACCACGATGGCGGTGTAGCCGTAGCCGACCATGAGGGAAGGCTGCAACCGGTTGAGGATGGCCGAGGTCTCCACGCACCCGGCCCAACCCGCGAACCCGCCGGACAGCGCCATGACCAGCAGGACGAGCATGCCGTAGCGGATCTTGGCGTACCGGGCTACGCGCGCACCCTCGCCGCTGGCCTTCAATTCGAAACCGAGCCGGGTGAAGCGCATGAAGGCCCACAGGCCGATGCCCACGACCACGCAGAAGACGATGCCCCAGTGCACGCGGCTGCCCGCGATGCCGGGGATGATCGCCCCTGCGGTGAATTCGGGGGTCATGGGAAAGCCGAAGCTCGCCGGGTCCTTCCACACGCCGAAGACCAGGTAGTCCAGGAGCAGGATGGCAATGTAGTTGAGCATCAATGTCGAGATGATCTCGTTGACCCGCAGCTTCAACTTGAGCACGGCCGGGATCAGCGCCCAGATGCCTCCCAGAATGAAGGCCATGATGAACATGAGCGGCAGGAGCACGAACCGGGGCAGGTCGGGAAAGGCCAGGGCCATCCAGGTGGCCCCGATGGCCCCCAGGGCGAACTGCCCTTCGGCCCCGATGTTCCATATCTGCATACGGAAGGCCACGGCCACGCCGAGCGAACAGAGGAACAGCGGAATGGCCTTGAGGAGCACGTCCTCCAGGGACCAGACGTTGCCGAAACTCCCCTGCCACAGGACGGTCATGCCGTACATGGCGTCCTTGCCCTGGCCCTTGAGCAACAGGGCGCTGAGCACGAGGGAAAAGAGCAGGGCGCCCAGGAATACGACCAGGGCGCCCCACTTCCAGGGTTCATCTCTTTTTCTGATCTTCAGCACGTGACCCGTTCTAGTTGGTGGTGCCGACTACGCCATCGACGAACCAGTCCATGCCGAGGAGCGCGCCGTCGTCCGGGGAGGTGCCCTCGGCGATGACCACTTCACCGGCCTGGTTCTTGATCGGACCGGCGAAGATGGTGTCGTTACCGGCCATGAGCTCGGCCTTCTTGGCGTTGACCATGGACTTGACGTCGTCCGGGACCATGGAACCCATGGGGGCGATGTCGACCACGCCGTCCTGCATGGACCACCAGGTGGACTGGTCGCCCTTCCAGGTGCCGTCGCGGACTTCCTGGATGGTCTTCACGTACATGGGGCCCCAGTTCCAGATGGCGGAGGTCAGGTTCGCCTTGGGCGCGAAGGAGGACATGTCGGAGTTGTAGCCGATGGCGTAGGCGCCGGCTTCCTGGGCGGCTTCCTGGGCGGCCGGGGAGTCCTGATGCTGGGTGATGACGTCGCAACCGGCGTCCAGCAGAGACTTGGCGGCGTCCTTTTCCAGCGCCGGGTCATACCAGGTCTTGGTCCAGACCACGCGAACCTTGGCGTCCGGGTTCACCTCGCGCACGCCGATGGTGAAGGCGTTGATGCCGCGAATGACTTCGGGAATCGGGAAGGCGGCCACGTAGCCGATCTGGTTGGACTTGGTCATGGAACCGGCGATCAGCCCGGTCAGGTAGCGGGCCTGATAGATGCGCCCGAAGTAGTTGCTCACGTTGGCGGCCTTCTTGAAGCCGGAGCAATGCATGAACTTGGTGTTCGGAAATTCCTTGGCGACCTTCATGACCGGGTCCATGTAGCCGAAGCTGGTGGCGAAGATGATATCCATCCCTTCGCGGGCCATGTTCCGCAGCACGCGCTCGGAATCCGCGCCCTCGGGCACCGACTCGGCGTACTTGGTGGTGGCGTAAGGCAACGCCTCCACGGCTTGGCGGCCGAGGTCGTGGGCGTAGGAGTAACCGGCGTCGCCCACCGGGGAGACATAAAGGAACCCGGCCTTGACGACCTTGGCCTCTTCCTTGGGCGCGGGGGCCTGGGCCTCTTCGGTCTTGGCGGGTTCTTCGGCCTTCTTCTCCTTCTGCGGGGCTTCACCGCAGGCGAAAAGGGACAGCGCCAGCAGCAAGGCCGCGGGCAGACCAATCAGTTTCAGCAGTTTCTTCATGAGGACCTCTCCGTTAGCGGTTAAATATCAAAAACGCATATCTCAGCAACCTGTATCGGGCAAGACCCAATTTCGCCGAGACGTCAGTAGTGTTTTGCAATATAAAGATATTTATTTTGGACCGGCCACTATTCGGAGGCCTGGGCGATCGGTTCCACGAACTGGGAACCGGCGTCCCACGGGAAGAGTATCCAGGTGTCCTGGCTGACCTCGGTGATGAAGGTGTCCACCGTGGGCCGGCCCGCAGGCTTGGCGTAGACCGTGGCGAAGTGCGCCTTGGGCACCATGTCACGGGCTATCTTGGCTGTCTTGCCCGTGTCCACGAGGTCGTCGATGAGCAGCCAGCCCTCCCCTTCGCAGTCCACGCCCTTGAGGATACTGGCCTCGCCCTGATCCTTCCAGTCGTAGGAGGACAGACAGATGGTGTCGATGAGGTGAATGTCCAGTTCGCGGGCGATGATGGCCGCGGGTACCAGCCCGCCGCGGGTGATGGCCAGGATGCCCTTCCAGGGCCCTTTTTCCACCAGCCGCCAGGACAGGGCTCGGCAATCGCGGTGCAACTGCTCCCAGGAAACCGGAAACATCTTCTGGTATCGGCTCTTGTCAACCATGGGGAATTCTCCTTGCGCGATGTCGGAACGTCGGGCTTCGTACCCGTGTCCGGCTAATTAATCAAGGGTGCAGGCCCTGCCTTTGTAATCAAAGAGGAACGAGAGCGTCTTGCGAACCTTGGGAGAGAACAGCTTGGTGGACAGGACCCGGCCCGCCACCCGTTTGTTGATCTCCGCCAGCGTGGGGTACGGCATGACCATCGAGGCTATCTTGGACAGCCCTACCCCGCCGTTCAGGGCTGTGGTCCACACCCCGGCCAATTCGCCGGCATGGCGCCCGACGATCTGCGCGCCCAGCGGCTTCTCCCTGTGGTCGAGGATAAGCTTGACCTTGCCGTCAATCCGCCCTTCGGCCCGGGCGCGGTCGTTGTCCGCGAAGAGCTCCTCCCAGACCGAGTACTCCACGCCCGCGTCCACGGCACGCTTCTCGTTCAGGCCCACGCTGGCCAGTTCCGGGTCGGTGTAGGTACACCAGGGCAGCCTCGCGTAATCCGCCTTGCGCGGCAGCCGGAAGACCGCGTTAGACAGGACGATGGACCCTTCGTATCCGGCGGCGTGCGTGAACAGGTACCGGCCGAGTACGTCGCCGCAGGCGAAAATGTGTTCTTGGCTGGTCCGCAGGCGGGCGTCCACCTTGACCCCGCGCCCGGCCAGCTCTACCCCGCAGTTGCCGAGCCCGAGTCCGTCCACGCGCGGCCTGCGTCCGGCGGCCACGAGCAGCTTCTCGGCCCGGACCGTGTGGCTTCTCCCCGTTCGGGTAAATTCGACCTCCACCTCGCCGTTCACCCGGCGCACACCGCTGGTCGCCGTGCACAGCTCCACGCTCACACCCTCCGCCTCAAGTGCCCCCCGGACCACTTCGGCCATGTCCTCGTCCTCCACCGGGAGCAGTTGGCAGTTGCGCTGCACGATGGTCACCCTGGTCCCGAGGCGGGCAAACGCCTGGGCCATCTCGCAGCCGATAGGCCCGCCGCCGATGACGGCCAGGGAGCCAGGCAGCCTGTCCAGGCTGAAGAGATCCTCGTTGGTCAGGTAGTCCACGTCCTCAAGCCCGTCGATGGGCGGCACGGCCGGGGCCGACCCCGTGGCCAGGATCCAGAATCGGGCGGACAGACGCTCGCCCGAGCAGTCGACCACGTGCTCGTCCTCGAAACGTGCCTCCCCGAACAGGACCTTGACGCCCAGTCCGCAAAACCGCTCCTCGGAGTCGTGCGCCTGGATGGCCTCGACGACCTCCCGGATGCGTCGGTTGACCGAGGCCATGTCCACGGGCGGCAGTTCCACCTCGGGCAAGCCGTAGCAGGCCGCGCGGCGCATGTCGTGATAGACCGCGGCCGTGCGGATGAGGGTCTTGCTCGGCACGCAGCCGGTGTGCAGGCAGTCCCCGCCAAGCGAGGGCCCTCGCTCGATGAGCACGGTCTTCACCCCGAGTTGGGCGGCCCCGGAGGCCACGGTCAGCCCGGCCGCCCCGCCGCCGATCACGCCGATGTCATAGTCGAATTCAGCCATGGTTCCTCCGCTTCCGGTACCAGCCGAGCGTCTTCTTCACCATCAGGGGGAAGAGCCCCAGCACGGCGAAGGACAGGATCAGGCTCGGGGAGAGCAGCCCGGACAGGGAGTCGAGCCGCCCCAGCTCCCTGCCCGCGTTGACGTAGACCGCCGTTCCCGGCAGCATGCCCGCCTGGGAAACCCAGGCGTAGGTGAACAGGCGCATGGGCGTCAGGCCCATAAGCGCGTTGACCACGAAAAAAGGAAAAATCGGGATGAGCCGCAGGGTGAAGAGATAAAAGGTTCCCTCCTCCTCCACGCCCCGGTCGATGCGCACGAGCTTGTCGCCGAACCGCCGCCGGACCGAATCCCGCAACACGTAGCGCGACAGCAGGAAGGCCAGGCACGCGCCCAGGGTGCTGGCCAGCGAGACCACGACCAGCCCGACCCACAAGCCGAAGAGCGCCCCGCCCGCCAGGGTGAGCGCGGCGGCAGCGGGCAAACCCAGGGCGGCCACGGTCACATATAAGAAGAAATACGCGCCGAGCACAAGAAAGGCGTGCGCCTCGTAGAGGGCCCCGAACTGTTCGCGTGACTGCCTGAGGTAGTCCAGGGAAAAGAACCGGCCGAGGTCGAAGATAAAATAGGCGGCCACCAGCCCGGCCAGGCAGGCCGCGACAAGGAGTTTTTTGGCCGCCCCCCGGCTCATGCGCCCTCGCTGCGACCCGCGAGCATCTGCGCGCCGTAAAAGGCCGCGCCGAACAGTCCGCTCGCCTCGTTGGCGTTGAGCTTGACCGGCACCGTGTGCAGGAAATCCTGGTACACATGGGAATTATGAAATTCTTCCATGAACTCTGGCACCTGCACAAACATGGGGTTCTTGGCCGCCACCCCGCCCGCGATGAACAGGCCGCCGGTGGTCATCAGCCCGATGGCCCAGTTGCGGCACGCCCTGGCGTAGAACCGGGCGTACCACTTGGTGGTCTCGCTGTCCGGCATCAGTTTGGCCGAAATCTCCTTGGGGGCCAGGTCCTCGCCGGTCAAAAAGCGGTGCACGAGCCGCAACCCCAGCCCGGTGACCACGGAGTCTCCCTCCGGCCAGTTGCGTCCGCTCTCGATGCGGTTGAACTCCGCGTATTCGACCTCATCCAGGCCGACAAAGGGAAAGGCCATGTGTCCGCCTTCGGACGGCAGGGCAACCCACTTGTCGCCGCTCCGGAGCAGCGCGGAATAGCCGAGCCCGGTCCCGGCCCCGATGACGCCGATGGTCTCGCCCTCCACCGGCTCCCCGATCTGGATAGCCAGGGCGTCGTCCACGGCCGCAGTGCGGCAGGCATAGGCCTGGGCCGAAAAATCGTTGATCAGCCGCACGGCGGACGTACCGAAGTCCACCTCGCGCAGGTCCATGCCCCACGGCGCGTTGGGCAGGTGCGGACAGGTCACGCCGTGATACACGGCCCCGGCCGGGGCCAGAACAGCCGCGTCGAACGTGCCCGGACGGACCGGGAAATCACTGTCCCAGAGCTGTTCGACGAGTTCCGGGAACGTCCGCGCCCCGTGGGTTTGCAGCCAGATGGAATCCAGCATTTCGAGGCCCGTGCCCCGCGCCTCGAACAAGGCGAACCGACTGTTGGTGCCGCCGATGTCGGCGGCCAGAATCTTGACCATGCGCCCTTCTCCTCCGTGCAACGCACCCTATCACAAACGGACGAAAAAAAAAGGAGCCCGAAGGCCCCTTTTCCTGCTGAATCGACCGCTTCGGACGGCCCGTTTCGATCAGGCCGCCTCGGTGGCCTTTTCCAGGCCGCCCTCCCCGGACGCCGCCGGGCCCGCCATGTCGGCGAGTTCCACGGGCTGCCGCTTGCGCTGCACGTACTTGCGGGTGATGCGTCTGAGAGTCTCGGTTTTGCCCTCGCGCTCGGCCGGAGAAAGGAACGAAGCGAGCTTGCGCTCAAGCTTGTAGGAGTTCTGCTCTTTGCTGATGGCCACGATGCCCTCCATGACCAGCTTCTGGTTAAGCAGTTCTGCTCGTGTGGAATAATTGATGTTTTCGGCAATGGGCGAAAACACCAGGTGGGACAGGATCAGCCCGTACAGGGTCGAGATAAAGGCCACCGGAATGTTTTTGAGGATCACGGCGGTATCGTTGATGCCCATGAGCAGGCCGATAAGTCCGATGACCGAACCGGCCACGCCGAAGGCCGGAGCCGTGCGGGCCAGGGTCAGGAAGAACCGCTCGCTCTGCTGGCGGCGCAGGTTGAAGAAAGCCATCTCCGCGTTCAGGCACTCGCGGATCTCATCCTCCTTGTAGTTGTCCACCAACAGGCACAACCCGCTCTTCATGAAGGAACTGGTCGCCTTGTTGGCCGAACGCTCAAGCGAGAGCACACCGTCCACCTTGGACTTGACCGACAGGTCGAGCAGAGTGTTGACGATCTCCTCCGCCGTTGTCCGCCCGTTGGCGTAGACGTTCTTGGCCACGGCAAAGGCGTTCTTGACGTGCCCCACCGGGTAGCTGATGAGCATGGCCGCCGTCAGACCGGATATGACGACCAGGAAGGCCGCCAAATTGAAATAGGCCCCGGCCGCACCGGTAAGCATGAAGCTGCCGGTGAAAATGGTCAGGCTCAAAACGATGCCGATAAGATTCTTTCTGCCCATGGATGCCTCCGATCGATCAGCTATTGTTGGCAATGACGATTTCGACGCGCCGGTTTTGGGCCTGGTTGGCCGCCGAGGTGTCGGGCAGCTCGGGCTGATACGCCCCGCGTCCGGTGACCACCAGCCGCTTGGGGTCGATCCCGAGCCGGTTGATAAGTTGCTCGGCCACGCCCGCCGCCCGCTCGGACGACAGGGTGAAGCTCTGCGCCCCCTGAGCCTCGCTCTGATCCACGAATCCGATGACATGGACCAGCCCCACGCTCAGCCGGACCAGGTTCCCGATCTCATCGAGGTAGGCAGCGGACTCGGGCTTGAGCAACCCGGAACTGCCGTCGAAAAACAGGTCGCCGCGCAGGGTCACCCGGACCCGGCCCTGGGCCTCGCGCACCACAGTGATGCCGTTGGTCCGGGAACGGTACAGGACCTCGTTCTCGGCCACGCGGACCACGTCCTGGGAGCCGCCGGTGGCGGTCCGGCTGGCGATCTGACCGATGAGCCCGAGAAGCGGGTCGAGCGCGCTGGCCGACTGGGCCTTTTCGGCGGACTGGTTGCTGAACAGAATCTTCACGTCCTGCCGGGTGCTGGCATAGATGAACAGCACGGCGAAGAGCACGAACATGATCATCATCAGGTCGGACCACGGCACGGCCCAGTCATTGGCGCCGCGGGCTGTGTCCGCCCCTTCCATCTGGTCAAACGAGGCGAATCCCTGGTCGAATTTCATATCCGGTTTCTGCATTGTCGCTCCTGCGTTCTCGCGCGCACGGCTGTATTCCCGCGCGCACGGTATGAAGCAAAAAACCTGCCAGGGACGTAATCGTTTGGGATGACGAAGAAAGTTACCCAGGGTGTCGGTTCGTGAACGGTCGCGGCGGCGCCAAGCGGCCTCCGCCGTCAAGAGTCCGTCGTTGACGCGGCCGGGGATATGGGGAACATTCCGGGCATGAAAAAAGGCCCCTTCCGCAACCGCTCCCCCATTGTCCTGGCCTCGGGCTCCCCCCGCAGGCGCGAACTGTTGTCCGACCTCGGGTTGACCTTCGACGTACACCCGAGCCCGCTTGAGGAACCTCTGCCCGAACCGGACGAATCCCCCGCCGCCTATGTCCTGCGCATGGCCGAACTGAAAACCCTGGACGTGGCAGCCCGCTTCCGGGGGGCGACGATCATCGGCGCGGATACGGCTGTGGTCCTGGGCAGCCGGATCATGGGCAAGCCGCAGTCCAAGCTCGACGCCCTGGAGATGCTGACCACCCTGTCCGGCGCGACCCACCAGGTCGTCAGCGGATTCTGCGTGGTCCTGCCCGACGGCAAGACCCTGTCCGAGGCCGTGAGCACGGACGTGGACATGCGCGAATCCACCGAGGGGGAGCTGATGAGCTACATCGAGACGGGCGAACCCGAGGACAAGGCCGGAGCCTACGCCATCCAGGGAATGGGCACCTTCCTGGTCACGGCCATACGCGGCTCCTACACCAACGTGGTCGGCCTGCCTGTGGCGAGAGTGCTGGAAGTTTTAGTATCTTGGGGTGTCATCGTTCCAAGACAAGGCTGAAAAATCGCGCATTCGTGGGTTTTTCCTTGTGAAATCCCGACCAGATTCCACTTAAACCCCACTTGAGATAAGAAGTGGGATCGTCCATATTAAAATTAAATTGCAGACCTTTTGGTATGGGTGAAGGCGTTCATCTGAGCCAAATGGTTGCGATGATGGGTTCCATTGGGAGCATTCACTGCGGCGGGCTACCCTTGGCTGACGCAAAAGCGCTGGATTCCACACTTTCGTTACGTGGCGGCTACCATTCTAACCTATTAGAATAGCTAAGAACATCCAAAAAATTGTGCACTAGCAGGAGGTATAATGAAATATACAGGAGCATGCCTGTGCGGCAAGGTCGCCTTTGAGGTGGAAGGAGATTTTGATCATTTTTACCTTTGTCATTGCGAACGATGCCGTAAAGACACCGGGTCCTCCCATGCCGCGAATTTGTTTTCCTCCACAGCCAAGTTGAGATGGCTGTCTGGGGAAGAAGAAGTACGGACATTCAACTTCAATTCAACAGGGCATATCAAGAGTTTTTGCAGCATTTGCGGTTCGGCTCTTCCTAATATTCAAATGGATGGAACCCTTCTTGTCGTTCCAGCGGGCAGCCTCGACAGTGATATACCAATGAGAGCGGATGGCCACATTTTTATCGCCAATAAAGCCAACTGGGATTTTGAACTGGAGAGTTTACCTACATTCGACCGGCTCCCCGGAGAAGATGAAGGGGCAACAAAAGGATAGCACGTTTGAGAAGTGGACATCGGCAGTCGGGAAAGTGGGTTCATTTAGTCGGCTTGCCGCTCGCAAGTATTTTGAAAGTACTCTTGAAGTGGGGAGATGTGATCCCAAAGGGGCGGTGTGCGCTGTTTTGAAGATGTCCAACCCTGCCCCTCCCACAGGGGCCATTGAATATGACAATAGATGACAAAGAAGTGTCAAAAATTAATAATGATATTGTGATGTTCCATTCGATAAATGCATGGTTTTCTGAAAAGGAAGATATCGAATTTTAACGATCGCTGATTCTTGGACAATACTTTGATGCGGTGGAGTTCCGATGCGCAAAAGACAAATCGGTTTTTATCCACATATCGGATTTGTGATTACTGGCAGGCCAGCGGTTGACGGACGGGAAAGCCCTTCCCCTTACCGCACATGAATTTGAGCTGATGCATGCTTGGCGGCGTTACGAGGAGAAGACCGAAACTCCCACACAGGTCCCCACATAACCGCGCCTGATGAAGTAAAATATCAACAATGATAGAGTGTTAACGTTACCCTCCGAACCGAAGTCGTCGGATCGCCCCTGGCTCGAATTCTAGAAGTTCTACTATCATGGGGTGTTATCGTTTCAAGGCAGGGCTGAAAAATCGTACATTCGCGGTATGTTCCAGGCAAACTCTCCGCCAAGGGTATGCCAAGGCTGATGACTACGGATAGTTACAGCAGAAAAACGTGGATCAACGTGGTCGGCCTTTTCAAGGCCAGGATTATTGAAGTCCTGGTCCGTTCTGGTATCATCGAACCGGGCAAGAGTTGATGCCGGTTTTCGTTCGACGGAGTCCGGCACATCTCGGTATAACCTATGCAGGAACAAGGAGTCCGCCATGATCGAAACTTCGGAACAGACCGTCAAAGCCATTCTCCAGGCCCTCGAAGGGTCAATGACCATATTCCCCAACCTGGTCCGGTCCATTCCGGCCGACGCGTTGGACATCAAGCGTGGTGAAGGATTCTGGACCCTGCACGAACACGCCGCCCATTTGGCCGACGTCCAGCCCATGGGGCTGGAGAGGATGCGGCGCATCCTGACCGAGGACGTGCCGGAATTCATGCCGTTCATTCCGGCCCAGGAAGAAGCTGCCGAAGTTCCTCCCCTGCCCTCGGTGGAGAAGATCATCGCCGACTTCACGGCCGCGCGCGGACAACAGCTCAAGATGCTGAAAAAAGCCTCCCCGGACGACTGGAAACGGACCGCTATTCATCCCGAATACGAGCAATACGGCTTGTTTATCTTCGTCCGGCACATCCTCATGCACGACCACTGGCACATGTACCGGATGGAGGAGTTGTGGCTGACCAGAGATGACTACCTGTCCCGGCTCGAGGGCTAGGCATCCAGTCGCTCCGCCGCCCCCAACAGGCGAAGCGGAGAACAAGGAATCACAATGGATTTACGAATACAAAGCGACTGCAAGGGCGTCGACTGGCAGGAAGTGTCCAACATTCTGAAACGGGTCGGCATGGCTCATTACGCGCCCGAGGTGCACGCCAAGGCATTCGGTGCGAGCCACACCACCGTGTTCGTCCATGACGGAGACAGGCTGGTCGGCTTCGGCCGGGCCATCTCCGACGGGGCGTATCAGGCGGCGCTCTACGACTGCGCCGTGCTCCCTGAATACCAGGGAAACGGGATCGGGGGCTCGATCATGCACGCCATCCTCGACGGCGTAGGTGACTGCAACGTCATCCTGTATGCTGCGCCCGGCAAGGAAGGCTTCTACCGGAAGCAGGGGTTCAGCCTGATGAAGACGGGCATGGCCCGGTTCGTCGGGACCGACATCATGCGGGAAAAGGGCTTCATCGAATAGTCGCCCTCCTCTCGCTGATTATTTTTTGATGAACCGGGCGAGATAGGTGAATTCGCCCAGGTCGACCACGGCGTCGGGGACAAACCCGTACGGCGAGGTCAGCCGG
It encodes the following:
- a CDS encoding ABC transporter permease; translated protein: MWDFLIPLFAATVQSGTPILYATLGEMMTEKGGVLNLGVEGMMAVSALAAFWASYVTGSPWLGFLAGGCAGMVMASLHAFVCVSCLGNQVVSGLALTILGGGLTHFLGVPYVGLAAPGFDPFNFPLLSQIPVLGDIFFKHDMLVYVSFVIPVLFWFFFKRTSLGLHVAATGEMPAAAAAAGLKPIRLRYFAVIAGGFLVGLGGAYLSLAYTHLWTNGLSGGRGWIAVALVIFAFWRPGRAVAGAYLFGGVMAFQLRLQAAGTHLPSSLLLMLPYLLTILVLILSAWRGRRIDAPAALGTNIEPEG
- a CDS encoding ABC transporter permease, whose protein sequence is MLKIRKRDEPWKWGALVVFLGALLFSLVLSALLLKGQGKDAMYGMTVLWQGSFGNVWSLEDVLLKAIPLFLCSLGVAVAFRMQIWNIGAEGQFALGAIGATWMALAFPDLPRFVLLPLMFIMAFILGGIWALIPAVLKLKLRVNEIISTLMLNYIAILLLDYLVFGVWKDPASFGFPMTPEFTAGAIIPGIAGSRVHWGIVFCVVVGIGLWAFMRFTRLGFELKASGEGARVARYAKIRYGMLVLLVMALSGGFAGWAGCVETSAILNRLQPSLMVGYGYTAIVVAWLARLEPLNIAFASFLLAALRVGVENMQLKLQIPAAFGTIMEGIILLTVLAGQFFLTYKLVRKPRQE
- a CDS encoding BMP family ABC transporter substrate-binding protein; translated protein: MKKLLKLIGLPAALLLALSLFACGEAPQKEKKAEEPAKTEEAQAPAPKEEAKVVKAGFLYVSPVGDAGYSYAHDLGRQAVEALPYATTKYAESVPEGADSERVLRNMAREGMDIIFATSFGYMDPVMKVAKEFPNTKFMHCSGFKKAANVSNYFGRIYQARYLTGLIAGSMTKSNQIGYVAAFPIPEVIRGINAFTIGVREVNPDAKVRVVWTKTWYDPALEKDAAKSLLDAGCDVITQHQDSPAAQEAAQEAGAYAIGYNSDMSSFAPKANLTSAIWNWGPMYVKTIQEVRDGTWKGDQSTWWSMQDGVVDIAPMGSMVPDDVKSMVNAKKAELMAGNDTIFAGPIKNQAGEVVIAEGTSPDDGALLGMDWFVDGVVGTTN
- the gpt gene encoding xanthine phosphoribosyltransferase encodes the protein MVDKSRYQKMFPVSWEQLHRDCRALSWRLVEKGPWKGILAITRGGLVPAAIIARELDIHLIDTICLSSYDWKDQGEASILKGVDCEGEGWLLIDDLVDTGKTAKIARDMVPKAHFATVYAKPAGRPTVDTFITEVSQDTWILFPWDAGSQFVEPIAQASE
- a CDS encoding dihydrolipoyl dehydrogenase family protein, whose protein sequence is MAEFDYDIGVIGGGAAGLTVASGAAQLGVKTVLIERGPSLGGDCLHTGCVPSKTLIRTAAVYHDMRRAACYGLPEVELPPVDMASVNRRIREVVEAIQAHDSEERFCGLGVKVLFGEARFEDEHVVDCSGERLSARFWILATGSAPAVPPIDGLEDVDYLTNEDLFSLDRLPGSLAVIGGGPIGCEMAQAFARLGTRVTIVQRNCQLLPVEDEDMAEVVRGALEAEGVSVELCTATSGVRRVNGEVEVEFTRTGRSHTVRAEKLLVAAGRRPRVDGLGLGNCGVELAGRGVKVDARLRTSQEHIFACGDVLGRYLFTHAAGYEGSIVLSNAVFRLPRKADYARLPWCTYTDPELASVGLNEKRAVDAGVEYSVWEELFADNDRARAEGRIDGKVKLILDHREKPLGAQIVGRHAGELAGVWTTALNGGVGLSKIASMVMPYPTLAEINKRVAGRVLSTKLFSPKVRKTLSFLFDYKGRACTLD
- a CDS encoding TVP38/TMEM64 family protein, which produces MSRGAAKKLLVAACLAGLVAAYFIFDLGRFFSLDYLRQSREQFGALYEAHAFLVLGAYFFLYVTVAALGLPAAAALTLAGGALFGLWVGLVVVSLASTLGACLAFLLSRYVLRDSVRRRFGDKLVRIDRGVEEEGTFYLFTLRLIPIFPFFVVNALMGLTPMRLFTYAWVSQAGMLPGTAVYVNAGRELGRLDSLSGLLSPSLILSFAVLGLFPLMVKKTLGWYRKRRNHG
- a CDS encoding glucokinase, which gives rise to MVKILAADIGGTNSRFALFEARGTGLEMLDSIWLQTHGARTFPELVEQLWDSDFPVRPGTFDAAVLAPAGAVYHGVTCPHLPNAPWGMDLREVDFGTSAVRLINDFSAQAYACRTAAVDDALAIQIGEPVEGETIGVIGAGTGLGYSALLRSGDKWVALPSEGGHMAFPFVGLDEVEYAEFNRIESGRNWPEGDSVVTGLGLRLVHRFLTGEDLAPKEISAKLMPDSETTKWYARFYARACRNWAIGLMTTGGLFIAGGVAAKNPMFVQVPEFMEEFHNSHVYQDFLHTVPVKLNANEASGLFGAAFYGAQMLAGRSEGA
- a CDS encoding motility protein A; protein product: MGRKNLIGIVLSLTIFTGSFMLTGAAGAYFNLAAFLVVISGLTAAMLISYPVGHVKNAFAVAKNVYANGRTTAEEIVNTLLDLSVKSKVDGVLSLERSANKATSSFMKSGLCLLVDNYKEDEIRECLNAEMAFFNLRRQQSERFFLTLARTAPAFGVAGSVIGLIGLLMGINDTAVILKNIPVAFISTLYGLILSHLVFSPIAENINYSTRAELLNQKLVMEGIVAISKEQNSYKLERKLASFLSPAEREGKTETLRRITRKYVQRKRQPVELADMAGPAASGEGGLEKATEAA
- a CDS encoding OmpA/MotB family protein, giving the protein MQKPDMKFDQGFASFDQMEGADTARGANDWAVPWSDLMMIMFVLFAVLFIYASTRQDVKILFSNQSAEKAQSASALDPLLGLIGQIASRTATGGSQDVVRVAENEVLYRSRTNGITVVREAQGRVRVTLRGDLFFDGSSGLLKPESAAYLDEIGNLVRLSVGLVHVIGFVDQSEAQGAQSFTLSSERAAGVAEQLINRLGIDPKRLVVTGRGAYQPELPDTSAANQAQNRRVEIVIANNS
- a CDS encoding Maf family protein, whose amino-acid sequence is MKKGPFRNRSPIVLASGSPRRRELLSDLGLTFDVHPSPLEEPLPEPDESPAAYVLRMAELKTLDVAARFRGATIIGADTAVVLGSRIMGKPQSKLDALEMLTTLSGATHQVVSGFCVVLPDGKTLSEAVSTDVDMRESTEGELMSYIETGEPEDKAGAYAIQGMGTFLVTAIRGSYTNVVGLPVARVLEVLVSWGVIVPRQG
- a CDS encoding GFA family protein, whose translation is MKYTGACLCGKVAFEVEGDFDHFYLCHCERCRKDTGSSHAANLFSSTAKLRWLSGEEEVRTFNFNSTGHIKSFCSICGSALPNIQMDGTLLVVPAGSLDSDIPMRADGHIFIANKANWDFELESLPTFDRLPGEDEGATKG